GCTCGCGCATAAAGAAGTCCGATGCAATTCAGGCCACCGGAATGTCTAGCACTCACTACTATCTGGTGCTCAACCGGGCTTTGGCCAAACCTGCGGCTGAGCTGGAGAATCCGGAACTCGTCCGCAGGCTGAAAAGACTCAGGGAAAAGCGTGGAAATGAACGCCATAACGCTCGCGTCATTCGCGAGCGTGGCGGCAATGCCAGCGGGCAGAACACGGTAAGCTAGCGCCGTGGCAGAGAACAAGTACCCAGAGGATGAATTCGACCTTTTGGCCGCTGAACGCGCCGTGCGCGGCGCTCATCGTCGCCGCGAATCGAACCGCTCGTGGTGGATCGCTCTGGTTGCGGTCTTAGTGTGTGCTCCGCTTTTTGGATGGGCAGTCATCAACTTCATGGGTGTGCCATCCTCGCACTCAACAGCATCTGGCACCTCCTCCACAAGTGCCGAAGCGAGTGCAACAACCCAGGAATCGCAGTCGGCGGAACCTACGGATGAAGCCAGTAGCGATGCAGCCTCAACGGGCGCTGCCACTGATGAAGCCACGGCCACAGAA
The DNA window shown above is from Changpingibacter yushuensis and carries:
- a CDS encoding LytR C-terminal domain-containing protein — translated: MAENKYPEDEFDLLAAERAVRGAHRRRESNRSWWIALVAVLVCAPLFGWAVINFMGVPSSHSTASGTSSTSAEASATTQESQSAEPTDEASSDAASTGAATDEATATEEPTPTDDATTASVDFSKAILVLNASTVNGLAATKQGILQNAGFTSVSVGNYQYTRPAASQIYYSAESDAATVAAVANALGISSANFILNANATGGDQIVVVLAGDV
- a CDS encoding DUF3263 domain-containing protein, producing MEEVVPGLSDEERQVLSVEDSWWRSRIKKSDAIQATGMSSTHYYLVLNRALAKPAAELENPELVRRLKRLREKRGNERHNARVIRERGGNASGQNTVS